The Pelobates fuscus isolate aPelFus1 chromosome 2, aPelFus1.pri, whole genome shotgun sequence genome has a segment encoding these proteins:
- the POLR2H gene encoding DNA-directed RNA polymerases I, II, and III subunit RPABC3: protein MAGILFEDIFDVKDIDPEGRKFDRVSRLHCESESFKMDLILDVNIQMYPMDLGDKFRLVIASTLYEDGTLDDGEYNPMDDRPSRADQFEYVMYGKVYRIEGDETSTEAATRLSAYVSYGGLLMRLQGDANNLHGFEVDSRIYLMMKKLAF from the exons ATGGCAGGtattttgtttgaagatatttttGATGTAAAGGACATTGATCCTGAAGGGCGAAAGTTTGATCGAG TTTCACGTCTACATTGTGAAAGTGAATCTTTCAAGATGGATCTCATCCTTGATGTGAATATCCAGATGTACCCTATGGACCTGG GGGACAAATTTCGACTGGTTATTGCCAGCACATTGTATGAGGATGGAACTTTAGATGATGGTGAATACAATCCAATGGATGATCGACCCTCCAG AGCTGACCAATTTGAATATGTTATGTATGGAAAGGTTTATCGGATAGAGGGGGATGAAACCTCTACGGAAGCTGCTACTCGTCT GTCTGCATATGTATCGTATGGAGGACTACTGATGAGGCTCCAGGGAGATGCCAACAATTTGCATGGATTTGAAGTAGATTCTCGTATTTATCTAATGATGAAAAAGCTTGCATTTTGA